The Agrobacterium vitis sequence AGTGGCTTTGAAGAACTGAAACTTATGGCCGTGGACGTCAAAAAAAGCCTCTGGTCGGAACGCCGGATACGCAAGGCCCGGCTCGGTTCGGGGCTGGTGATTTTCCTGTTCCTCGCCATGCATATGGCCAATCATGCCACCGGGTTGATTTCGGTGGATTTCGCCGATCGCGCCCGTTTGTGGTTTCTGGGTGTTTGGCGTACCCCCCCCGGCACAGTCGCGCTTTACGGTTCTCTCCTTACGCATATGGGTCTGGCCCTGCGCGCCGTCTATATCCGCCGCAGCTTTACTATGCCCAAATCCGAAGCGTTGCAGATCGTGCTTGGTCTGGTGGTGCCGCTGCTGATCATCGACCATATTGTCGCGACCAGGATTGCCTCCTCGCTCTTTCATCTGCGTGACAACTATCAGTCTGTTGTCCATTCCATGTGGAGCACGTCGCCTGTCGATGGATGGCGGCAGTCGCTGGCCATCGTCATTTTATGGCTGCATGGATGTATTGGAGTCCATTTTTGGCTGCGCTTCCGGCCATGGTATGAAAGGTCCAAAACGGGTTTCCTGACGGTGGCCATTCTGCTGCCGATCCTGTCTCTGCTCGGTTTTGTCGAGATGGGCCGCACGATTGCCAGTCCAACCTTCTGGTTGAGCGGTTATCCGGGAGGCTATTACGAACCGGCCGCCTTGACATCAAGCGAAGCGGGATGGATCCAGATTATCCGTCTGGCACTTTATGGATTGTTTTTCCTGTCTATCGGCGTGGTTGTCGCCTTGCGCATTGCCCGCAGACTGACCGAGCGGGCGCATCTGATCACCGTCCGTTATCCGAACGGCGAGACGGTCAGGGTGCCGCGTGGCTTCACCCTGCTTGAGGCCAGCCGTCTGGCTGGTCAACCGCATTATGCCGTATGTGGCGGCAAGGGCCAATGTTCGACCTGCCGTGTCCAGGTTATCGATGGAGAGCAACAGCTGCCGCCTGCTGAAACGCTGGAGCAGGGTACGTTGAACCGGATCAAGGCTGGCCCCGGTGTGCGACTTGCCTGCCAGCTTCGCCCCAAGGCGAACCTCACAGTCATGCCGCTTATGGTGGCGATGCCGCAAAGCGCCACGGTGGATAGCAGTCATGAGGTAATACCCGGCCGCGAACGCGATATTGCCGTGCTGTTCTGCGACCTGCGACATTTCACGATGCTGACGGAAAGCCGGCTGCCTTTCGACATCGTCTTTCTGCTGAACCGCTATTTCGCCGTGGTCGGCCATGCCGTGGAAGAGGCAGGAGGGCGACTGGATAAATTCATCGGCGATGGCGCCATGGCGCTTTTCGGTGTCACGGGCTCGCCCGAGGTGGCGTGTCGCCAGGCGTTGAAGGCGGCAAACGGTATTATTGCCGGTCTGGAGGAGTTGAACCGGCAATTGGCCAACGAACTGACGGTACCGCTCAGGATCGCCATTGGTATTCATACCGGTCCGGCCGTAGTGGGAACGTTGGGTTACGGCAGCGTTCGTAATCTCACAGCCATTGGCGATACCGTCAATGTCGCCAGCCGGCTTGAATCGGTGGCCAAGGAATTCGAAACGCAACTGGTGATTTCCGAACCCGTCGCTACTCTGGCGGGGCTTGCGGTGCCGGAAAGCGCCGGCCGGGAAATTTCCATTCGCGGTCGTGCGGAGCCGTTAAAAGTCTTCATCCTGAATGAGGCGACACGCGTTGCGCTCAACCTTTCCGAGGTTGGCAAGACATAACCTGCGCCGACAGAAAACCCGATGCGAAAACAAAACGACAGCATCGTCCCGATTCCAGCGTGTTGAAGTATATTGTATATAAGGCATCGTGGACGTTGGCTGCCATTGTCTGGAGTGGAGGAGATCCCTATTTCAGTATCGTGAACCTGGCCATGGCCTGTTTTTTAACGACGCGTCTTTTTGATAGGACCTTTCATGGCGACTGCATCCGCACCGGTCTCGGCGATCTTCATGGAGAAAGTCGCCGATTGGCTGACACAGGCTGCCCTTTCCGGCAGCACGCTCGAAGATATCGTTCGGGGCTTTTGCGACCGGATCGCCGCCGCCGGTCTGCCGATCGTTCGGGTCCATCTGTCCTTTGCCATGCTGCATCCTCTTTACGAAGCTGTGGGCTTTACCTGGCGGCCACAAAGCGGACTGATGATTGAAGGTTATCGTCACGATGCCGACAATACGGATATGT is a genomic window containing:
- a CDS encoding adenylate/guanylate cyclase domain-containing protein gives rise to the protein MAVDVKKSLWSERRIRKARLGSGLVIFLFLAMHMANHATGLISVDFADRARLWFLGVWRTPPGTVALYGSLLTHMGLALRAVYIRRSFTMPKSEALQIVLGLVVPLLIIDHIVATRIASSLFHLRDNYQSVVHSMWSTSPVDGWRQSLAIVILWLHGCIGVHFWLRFRPWYERSKTGFLTVAILLPILSLLGFVEMGRTIASPTFWLSGYPGGYYEPAALTSSEAGWIQIIRLALYGLFFLSIGVVVALRIARRLTERAHLITVRYPNGETVRVPRGFTLLEASRLAGQPHYAVCGGKGQCSTCRVQVIDGEQQLPPAETLEQGTLNRIKAGPGVRLACQLRPKANLTVMPLMVAMPQSATVDSSHEVIPGRERDIAVLFCDLRHFTMLTESRLPFDIVFLLNRYFAVVGHAVEEAGGRLDKFIGDGAMALFGVTGSPEVACRQALKAANGIIAGLEELNRQLANELTVPLRIAIGIHTGPAVVGTLGYGSVRNLTAIGDTVNVASRLESVAKEFETQLVISEPVATLAGLAVPESAGREISIRGRAEPLKVFILNEATRVALNLSEVGKT